The Phragmites australis chromosome 15, lpPhrAust1.1, whole genome shotgun sequence genome window below encodes:
- the LOC133893471 gene encoding probable pyruvate, phosphate dikinase regulatory protein, chloroplastic isoform X1 — protein sequence MIGGTNPLPSLLLPPSPGRRLAPVPALCAPDPGAAPRAPAAQSPVPEDPGPAQRPEETPRSQALRASSQLSRWSRARALRSGRRLGRAALSAPMTKSPPSLSEGSAAVVSAVAVEEDGGDDDVCLAERDAAAGKAIYMVSDGTGWTAEHSVNAALGQFEHCLVDSGCAVNTHLFSGIDDMDRLLEIIKQAAKEGALVLYTLADPSMAEATKKACDLWGVPSTDVLGPTIEAIASHIGVAPSGIPRSSPSRKNQLSEDYFQRIEAIDFTIKQDDGAQPQNLNRADIVLVGVSRTGKTPLSIYLAQKGYKVANVPIVMGVDLPKALFEINQDKIFGLTINPVVLQAIRKTRAKALGFYGHKNNYAEMEHVRQELDHANRIFAQNPMWPVIEVTGKAIEETAAVVVRIHHDRKQKCSMPRISKRVAPILVYDYLPEMVNTHVEYHKIFARDF from the exons ATGATAGGAGGCACCAACCCGCTGCCgtcgctcctcctccccccGTCCCCCGGCCGCCGCCTCGCCCCCGTCCCCGCTTTATGCGCACCCGACCCCGGCGCGGCTCCTCGCGCCCCCGCCGCTCAGAGTCCGGTCCCCGAGGACCCTGGCCCGGCGCAACGACCGGAGGAGACGCCGCGCTCCCAGGCGCTGCGCGCGAGCTCGCAGCTCAGCCGGTGGTCCCGCGCGCGGGCGCTCCGGTCcgggcggcggctgggccgtGCGGCGCTCTCGGCGCCGATGACCAAGTCGCCGCCGTCGTTGTCTGAGGGCTCCGCGGCAGTGGTGAGTGCGGTGGCGGTAGAGGAGGACGGCGGGGATGACGACGTGTGCTTGGCTGAGAGGGACGCGGCGGCCGGGAAGGCCATCTACATGGTGTCGGACGGGACGGGGTGGACCGCGGAGCACTCGGTGAACGCCGCGCTCGGCCAGTTCGAGCACTGCCTCGTCGACAGCGGATGCGCCGTCAACACCCACCTCTTCTCCGGG ATCGACGACATGGATAGACTTCTTGAGATAATAAAGCAAGCGGCAAAAGAAGGGGCCCTGGTTCTATATACCCTTGCTGATCCTTCAATGGCTGAGGCAACTAAGAAGGCCTGTGATCTCTGGGGTGTTCCATCCACTGATGTTCTTGGACCTACTATTGAAGCCATTGCTTCTCATATTGGTGTTGCTCCATCTGGAATCCCACGAAGTTCTCCAAGCCGAAAGAATCAACTATCTGAGGATTACTTCCAAAGAATTGAGGCTATTGATTTCACCATCAAACAAGATGATGGAGCTCAGCCACAGAACCTTAACCGTGCAGACATTGTACTTGTTGGTGTTTCACGCACTGGGAAGACACCATTGTCAATTTATCTAGCTCAAAAAGGATATAAGGTAGCGAATGTCCCAATTGTGATGGGTGTGGATCTTCCAAAGgccctttttgagattaatCAGGACAAGATTTTTGGACTGACTATAAACCCAGTGGTTCTTCAAGCAATCAGAAAGACGAGGGCCAAAGCTCTAGGTTTTTATGGGCACAAGAACAATTATGCTGAAATGGAGCACGTGAGGCAGGAATTGGACCATGCAAATAGAATTTTTGCCCAAAATCCAATGTGGCCAGTCATTG AAGTCACTGGAAAAGCTATAGAGGAAACAGCTGCTGTTGTTGTGAGGATTCACCATGACAGGAAACAGAAGTGTTCCATGCCACGAATATCAAAACG
- the LOC133893471 gene encoding probable pyruvate, phosphate dikinase regulatory protein, chloroplastic isoform X2, whose protein sequence is MIGGTNPLPSLLLPPSPGRRLAPVPALCAPDPGAAPRAPAAQSPVPEDPGPAQRPEETPRSQALRASSQLSRWSRARALRSGRRLGRAALSAPMTKSPPSLSEGSAAVVSAVAVEEDGGDDDVCLAERDAAAGKAIYMVSDGTGWTAEHSVNAALGQFEHCLVDSGCAVNTHLFSGIDDMDRLLEIIKQAAKEGALVLYTLADPSMAEATKKACDLWGVPSTDVLGPTIEAIASHIGVAPSGIPRSSPSRKNQLSEDYFQRIEAIDFTIKQDDGAQPQNLNRADIVLVGVSRTGKTPLSIYLAQKGYKVANVPIVMGVDLPKALFEINQDKIFGLTINPVVLQAIRKTRAKALGFYGHKNNYAEMEHVRQELDHANRIFAQNPMWPVIEVTGKAIEETAAVVVRIHHDRKQKCSMPRISKRY, encoded by the exons ATGATAGGAGGCACCAACCCGCTGCCgtcgctcctcctccccccGTCCCCCGGCCGCCGCCTCGCCCCCGTCCCCGCTTTATGCGCACCCGACCCCGGCGCGGCTCCTCGCGCCCCCGCCGCTCAGAGTCCGGTCCCCGAGGACCCTGGCCCGGCGCAACGACCGGAGGAGACGCCGCGCTCCCAGGCGCTGCGCGCGAGCTCGCAGCTCAGCCGGTGGTCCCGCGCGCGGGCGCTCCGGTCcgggcggcggctgggccgtGCGGCGCTCTCGGCGCCGATGACCAAGTCGCCGCCGTCGTTGTCTGAGGGCTCCGCGGCAGTGGTGAGTGCGGTGGCGGTAGAGGAGGACGGCGGGGATGACGACGTGTGCTTGGCTGAGAGGGACGCGGCGGCCGGGAAGGCCATCTACATGGTGTCGGACGGGACGGGGTGGACCGCGGAGCACTCGGTGAACGCCGCGCTCGGCCAGTTCGAGCACTGCCTCGTCGACAGCGGATGCGCCGTCAACACCCACCTCTTCTCCGGG ATCGACGACATGGATAGACTTCTTGAGATAATAAAGCAAGCGGCAAAAGAAGGGGCCCTGGTTCTATATACCCTTGCTGATCCTTCAATGGCTGAGGCAACTAAGAAGGCCTGTGATCTCTGGGGTGTTCCATCCACTGATGTTCTTGGACCTACTATTGAAGCCATTGCTTCTCATATTGGTGTTGCTCCATCTGGAATCCCACGAAGTTCTCCAAGCCGAAAGAATCAACTATCTGAGGATTACTTCCAAAGAATTGAGGCTATTGATTTCACCATCAAACAAGATGATGGAGCTCAGCCACAGAACCTTAACCGTGCAGACATTGTACTTGTTGGTGTTTCACGCACTGGGAAGACACCATTGTCAATTTATCTAGCTCAAAAAGGATATAAGGTAGCGAATGTCCCAATTGTGATGGGTGTGGATCTTCCAAAGgccctttttgagattaatCAGGACAAGATTTTTGGACTGACTATAAACCCAGTGGTTCTTCAAGCAATCAGAAAGACGAGGGCCAAAGCTCTAGGTTTTTATGGGCACAAGAACAATTATGCTGAAATGGAGCACGTGAGGCAGGAATTGGACCATGCAAATAGAATTTTTGCCCAAAATCCAATGTGGCCAGTCATTG AAGTCACTGGAAAAGCTATAGAGGAAACAGCTGCTGTTGTTGTGAGGATTCACCATGACAGGAAACAGAAGTGTTCCATGCCACGAATATCAAAACGGTACTAG